A single Arachnia propionica DNA region contains:
- a CDS encoding alpha-amylase family protein, translated as MDWVEHAIWWQVYPLGFCGAPIRDPEPTSAPRLRRLMGWLDYAIELGTSGLLLGPVFASQTHGYDTVDQFRIDPRLGGEEDFDALVAACSQRGLRLLLDGVFSHVGAQHPDVIRALDEGPGGSTADLFDIDWNAPGGPAPRVFEGHASLVRLNHASERAVQYVTAVMEHWLARGIDGWRLDAAYSVDTGFWARVIPAIRDRHPNAWFLGEVIHGDHSRFVASSGLDATTQYELWKAIWSSIKDRNFFELDWALNRHNGFLAHFTPNTFIGNHDVTRIASVIGSDGAVMALAILLTLGGIPSIYYGDEQGFTGIKEERTGGDDAIRPAFPDTPSELADWGQNVHRAHQDLIGLRRRNPWLVTATTTPLHLENTRYTYRAAARDGSNHLDVAIDIAGTPSLVIKNASGHVLWEWRH; from the coding sequence ATGGATTGGGTGGAGCACGCGATCTGGTGGCAGGTCTACCCACTCGGGTTCTGCGGAGCGCCGATCCGGGACCCGGAACCGACGTCGGCCCCGCGCCTGCGCAGGCTGATGGGCTGGCTGGACTACGCCATCGAGCTGGGAACGTCCGGGTTGCTGCTGGGGCCGGTCTTCGCGTCCCAGACCCACGGCTACGACACGGTCGACCAGTTCCGCATCGATCCCCGCCTGGGAGGCGAGGAGGACTTCGACGCGCTCGTGGCCGCCTGCTCGCAGCGCGGGCTGCGGCTCCTGCTGGACGGGGTTTTCAGTCACGTCGGTGCGCAGCATCCCGACGTGATCCGCGCCCTCGACGAGGGTCCGGGTGGGTCAACCGCCGATCTGTTCGACATCGACTGGAACGCGCCCGGCGGTCCTGCCCCGCGCGTTTTCGAGGGACACGCCTCGCTGGTTCGTCTCAACCATGCCTCCGAGCGGGCCGTCCAGTACGTGACCGCTGTCATGGAGCATTGGCTCGCCCGGGGAATCGACGGGTGGCGGCTCGACGCCGCCTATTCCGTGGACACGGGCTTCTGGGCGCGCGTGATTCCCGCCATCCGGGACCGCCATCCGAATGCCTGGTTCCTCGGGGAGGTGATCCACGGCGACCACTCCCGGTTCGTCGCATCCTCCGGCCTCGATGCGACCACCCAGTACGAGCTGTGGAAGGCCATCTGGTCCAGCATCAAGGACCGCAACTTCTTCGAACTGGACTGGGCGCTGAACCGCCACAACGGCTTCCTCGCCCACTTCACGCCGAACACCTTCATCGGCAACCACGACGTGACCCGCATCGCCAGCGTCATCGGGTCCGACGGGGCGGTCATGGCCTTGGCGATTCTGCTCACCCTCGGGGGGATTCCCTCGATCTACTACGGTGACGAGCAGGGATTCACCGGCATCAAGGAAGAACGGACCGGCGGGGACGACGCCATCCGGCCGGCCTTCCCCGACACCCCCTCGGAGCTGGCCGATTGGGGCCAGAACGTCCATCGCGCCCACCAGGACCTCATCGGGCTGCGGCGCCGCAATCCCTGGCTCGTCACCGCCACCACGACGCCCCTGCACCTGGAGAACACCCGCTACACCTACCGCGCAGCCGCGAGAGACGGAAGCAACCACCTGGACGTCGCGATCGACATCGCCGGGACCCCCTCGCTCGTCATCAAGAACGCGAGCGGACACGTCCTGTGGGAATGGCGGCACTAG
- a CDS encoding metallophosphoesterase family protein, with amino-acid sequence MRVAVFADIHGKFLLPFKLVHLYQQETGNRIDHILQCGDMGAFPDLAVMDRATLRHARRDRDELGFHDDFLRVKPGIARFLDELDVDMTCVRGNHEDHDFLDGLERETDEPRFPIDAYHRVFVCRTGAKQVFRVGKDVLTFIGVGRIADPKGRTHQRFIQDYERKALQKLHGTREDFDLLISHDKESENVRGYGMPELRELLDRVLFRYHFYGHTGEPHARGLASNGITESVKVRELEFNAQGTLDPGCMIVLEKHGAELDLEVVDQHLTNRITRHNWKIPDSRG; translated from the coding sequence ATGCGGGTCGCTGTGTTCGCCGACATTCACGGCAAATTCCTGTTGCCCTTCAAACTGGTCCACCTGTACCAGCAGGAAACGGGAAACAGAATCGATCACATCCTGCAGTGTGGGGACATGGGTGCCTTCCCGGACCTTGCGGTCATGGACAGGGCGACGCTTCGCCACGCACGGCGTGACCGCGACGAACTGGGATTCCATGACGATTTCCTCCGGGTGAAACCCGGGATCGCCCGTTTCCTCGACGAACTGGACGTGGACATGACCTGCGTTCGCGGCAATCACGAGGACCATGACTTCCTTGACGGTCTGGAAAGGGAAACCGACGAGCCCCGGTTTCCCATCGACGCCTATCACCGGGTTTTCGTGTGCCGGACGGGGGCCAAGCAGGTGTTCCGGGTGGGGAAGGACGTGCTCACGTTCATCGGTGTGGGCCGCATAGCGGACCCCAAGGGACGCACCCATCAACGATTCATCCAGGATTACGAGAGAAAGGCCCTTCAGAAACTGCATGGAACCCGCGAGGACTTCGATCTGCTGATCTCCCACGACAAGGAATCCGAGAACGTCAGGGGATATGGGATGCCGGAGCTCAGGGAACTCCTGGACCGCGTCCTCTTCCGCTACCACTTCTACGGACACACCGGTGAACCCCATGCGCGTGGACTGGCCAGCAATGGCATAACGGAATCGGTGAAGGTGCGGGAACTGGAGTTCAACGCGCAAGGAACCCTCGACCCGGGGTGCATGATCGTCTTGGAAAAACACGGAGCGGAACTCGACCTCGAGGTCGTGGACCAGCACCTGACCAACCGCATCACCCGGCACAACTGGAAAATCCCGGATTCCCGTGGATGA
- a CDS encoding TetR/AcrR family transcriptional regulator produces the protein MPRVTQAFRDRQRARICVAAARCFARAGFHATSMDDVIGETGMSSATVYRHFPGGKQEIIREVCTLRIGRVVEHLDRLVGTTPLPGVAEAFASVPGILHDSETGTDFNTTARIAVNAWSEMPRDPGLREEMRNHYLIIRTHLLALATRWSQEGTVSCAPGVTAEIFLRTTLGLLAEEAIFGGVDTSGAGDRLQHVLETLPPDDHVPSS, from the coding sequence ATGCCCCGTGTGACCCAGGCCTTCCGCGACCGGCAGCGGGCGCGCATCTGCGTCGCGGCCGCCCGCTGCTTCGCCCGCGCCGGTTTCCACGCGACGTCGATGGACGACGTCATCGGTGAGACCGGCATGTCCTCCGCGACGGTGTACCGCCACTTCCCCGGCGGCAAGCAGGAGATCATCCGCGAGGTGTGCACCCTGAGGATCGGGCGGGTGGTGGAACACCTCGACCGGCTGGTTGGGACCACGCCCCTCCCGGGGGTGGCCGAGGCGTTCGCCTCGGTTCCGGGAATCCTGCACGACAGCGAGACCGGCACTGACTTCAACACCACCGCGAGGATCGCCGTGAACGCCTGGTCGGAGATGCCACGCGACCCCGGACTGCGCGAGGAGATGCGGAACCATTACCTCATCATCAGGACCCACCTGCTGGCCCTGGCGACCCGCTGGTCACAGGAGGGAACCGTCAGCTGCGCCCCTGGCGTGACCGCCGAGATCTTCCTGCGCACGACACTGGGATTGCTCGCGGAGGAGGCCATCTTCGGAGGCGTCGACACCTCGGGCGCCGGGGACAGGCTGCAACACGTGCTGGAGACGCTCCCACCCGACGATCACGTCCCGTCTTCGTAG
- a CDS encoding alpha/beta hydrolase codes for MRRTWTVNDFPIGFEQIHPEQSINFQLNRLYHFSGDPVLLAQLRKAAPGIRDLTSLVAGLIPLAEQAEKDGELLRAAMCYRGAAFVTPASDPRRHDWWKRFRELSNAWYGIGPETRDVVPFGGIELPALRFTPEGRSRGAVVLMNGFDGYLEEFTRPMLVLCGAGFEVIAFDGPGQGEVLETSRAPMIPEWEHPTAAVLDHFGLDDVTVLGCSLGGGLAVRAAAFEPRITRVICFDVLPDLFGSLAGIAPAPVRELLRRMVPLGIGRRAVNSVMSRIAARDPLVGWGIQQGKLVMGVEDPFDLIRATLRFRTARYSRRLTQDVLLMAGTTDHYVPIEHLHDQMATLTGVRSLTARIFTQAESAGNHCQLGNLGLALRTMLNWLDQFAPEVREANVEA; via the coding sequence GTGCGACGCACCTGGACCGTGAACGACTTCCCGATCGGCTTCGAGCAGATCCACCCCGAGCAGAGCATCAACTTCCAGCTCAATCGCCTCTACCACTTCTCCGGCGACCCGGTGCTGCTTGCCCAGCTCCGGAAGGCGGCGCCGGGAATTCGTGACCTCACATCCCTGGTCGCCGGACTCATTCCCCTGGCCGAGCAGGCGGAGAAGGACGGGGAACTCCTGCGGGCCGCCATGTGCTACCGAGGTGCCGCGTTCGTGACCCCCGCGTCGGATCCCCGTCGGCATGACTGGTGGAAGCGGTTCCGCGAACTCTCCAACGCCTGGTACGGCATCGGGCCAGAAACCCGGGACGTGGTTCCGTTTGGCGGCATCGAGCTTCCCGCCCTCCGATTCACCCCTGAGGGAAGGAGCCGGGGTGCCGTCGTGCTGATGAACGGTTTCGACGGTTACCTGGAGGAGTTCACCCGCCCAATGCTGGTCTTGTGCGGCGCGGGATTCGAGGTCATCGCCTTCGACGGGCCGGGGCAGGGGGAAGTGCTGGAAACCAGCCGGGCCCCGATGATCCCCGAGTGGGAACACCCGACGGCGGCCGTCCTGGATCATTTCGGGCTCGACGACGTGACCGTCCTCGGCTGCTCCCTCGGCGGCGGGCTGGCTGTGCGGGCGGCCGCTTTCGAACCGAGGATCACGCGGGTCATCTGTTTCGACGTGCTGCCCGACCTCTTCGGCTCCCTCGCCGGGATCGCACCTGCCCCGGTGCGGGAACTGCTCCGGCGGATGGTCCCGCTGGGCATCGGCAGGCGGGCGGTCAATTCGGTGATGAGCAGGATCGCCGCCAGGGATCCGTTGGTCGGTTGGGGGATTCAGCAGGGGAAGCTGGTCATGGGGGTGGAAGATCCTTTCGACCTCATCCGCGCCACCCTGAGGTTCCGGACCGCTCGCTACAGCCGTCGCCTGACCCAGGACGTGCTGCTCATGGCCGGAACCACCGACCACTACGTCCCGATCGAACACCTCCACGACCAGATGGCCACCCTCACCGGGGTGCGTTCCCTGACCGCCCGAATCTTCACCCAGGCCGAATCGGCCGGCAATCACTGCCAGCTCGGGAATCTCGGCCTGGCGTTGCGGACGATGCTGAATTGGCTGGATCAGTTCGCTCCCGAGGTGCGGGAAGCCAACGTCGAGGCGTGA
- a CDS encoding SDR family oxidoreductase translates to MTRTILIVGATGSIGLHAARRALAAGYRTCALVRDRIRAARLLPAGTTLLVGDATDTPTVANAVEDVDAVVFTHGSHGGEGEAESIDYGIVSTVLGALRNPDVHVSLMTTIGITVHDSLYNRATQAYDWKRRSERLVRRSGHPYTIVRPGWFGHNKPDQRKLVFLQGDTRRVRRSSDGAIARDEIARVLIDAIAIPEAAYTTLELVSERGPEQPDLVPLFAALEHDEPGTHDAILDPDTLPLSAEPPAVLEQLEAICQVTAPHASTLASRTSGAN, encoded by the coding sequence ATGACTCGCACCATCCTCATTGTCGGCGCCACCGGCAGCATCGGTCTCCACGCCGCCCGGAGGGCCCTCGCGGCCGGGTACCGGACCTGCGCGCTGGTGCGCGACCGCATCCGGGCCGCAAGGCTCCTGCCCGCCGGAACCACGTTGCTCGTCGGCGACGCCACCGACACGCCGACGGTGGCGAACGCCGTCGAGGACGTCGACGCGGTCGTCTTCACGCACGGCTCCCACGGTGGGGAGGGCGAAGCCGAGAGCATCGACTACGGCATAGTCAGCACCGTTTTGGGCGCGTTGAGGAATCCCGATGTTCACGTGTCCCTGATGACGACGATCGGGATAACCGTCCACGACAGCCTCTACAACCGCGCGACGCAGGCATACGACTGGAAACGCCGCTCCGAACGACTGGTGCGCCGCAGCGGCCACCCGTACACGATCGTCCGGCCGGGTTGGTTCGGACACAACAAACCCGACCAGCGGAAACTGGTCTTCCTCCAGGGCGACACCCGCCGGGTCAGGAGATCCAGCGACGGGGCCATCGCCCGCGACGAGATCGCCCGCGTTCTCATCGACGCCATAGCGATCCCCGAGGCCGCCTACACCACCTTGGAGCTCGTCTCCGAACGCGGCCCCGAACAGCCCGACCTCGTGCCCCTCTTTGCAGCCCTGGAACACGACGAACCCGGCACCCATGACGCAATCCTCGACCCGGACACGCTGCCCCTGTCCGCGGAACCGCCCGCGGTACTGGAGCAGCTCGAGGCCATCTGCCAGGTCACGGCGCCTCACGCCTCGACGTTGGCTTCCCGCACCTCGGGAGCGAACTGA